The uncultured Trichococcus sp. DNA segment GAAGAGTGGGTCAGGGCGCCTGATGAAAGGTAATCCACTCCGGTATCGCGCAAGGCGGCGATGTTTTCAGCAGTGAGGTTACCGGAGCACTCCACCAAGGCGCGACCGTCAATCAAACGGACGGCTTCCTTCATATCCGCCGGAGTCATATTGTCCAGCATGATGATTTCGGCCCTCGCCTCGAGTGCTTCTTTTACCATATCCAGGTTTTCCACCTCGACTTCGATCTTATGCACAAAGGAGGCATAAGATCGAGCCGCTGCGACAGCCTGCTTGATACCGCCTGCAGCGGCGATGTGGTTGTCCTTCAGCATGACACCGTCGGACAGACTGAAGCGGTGATTTTGACCGCCGCCGACTTTCACGGCATATTTTTCGAAAATCCGGTTGTTAGGCGTCGTTTTGCGGGTGTCGAGTAGCGTGATGCCGCTGCCCTCCAGCAAATCGACGATTTTTCGGGTATGCGTGGCG contains these protein-coding regions:
- the nadC gene encoding carboxylating nicotinate-nucleotide diphosphorylase — translated: MQSNMDHLILAALQEDIPTEDISINAIIKAYTKGRAQLLCKQEGIIAGLDVFARTFALLDDTTEVIFHCQDGDSVKSGDLLAEVIGDIRVILSGERTALNYLQRMSGIATHTRKIVDLLEGSGITLLDTRKTTPNNRIFEKYAVKVGGGQNHRFSLSDGVMLKDNHIAAAGGIKQAVAAARSYASFVHKIEVEVENLDMVKEALEARAEIIMLDNMTPADMKEAVRLIDGRALVECSGNLTAENIAALRDTGVDYLSSGALTHSSAILDLSLKNLERI